A genome region from Microbacterium terricola includes the following:
- a CDS encoding GNAT family N-acetyltransferase: MPDIELRDIHQADAGEVLTLQRAAFVQEALIYRSVDMPPLTQTLEELEAELHENLGVVALDGPRMVGAVRARLDRELLLIGRLVIAPDQQGQGVGTRLLAAVERRGADAGATAAELFTGSLSEANLRLYGREGYRESQRVQGDDGIEQVFLRKPLTAG; encoded by the coding sequence GTGCCAGACATCGAGCTCCGCGACATCCACCAGGCCGACGCCGGCGAGGTGCTGACGCTGCAGCGCGCCGCGTTCGTCCAGGAAGCGCTCATCTACCGGTCCGTCGACATGCCGCCGCTCACCCAGACCCTCGAGGAGCTCGAGGCCGAGCTGCACGAGAACCTCGGGGTCGTCGCACTGGACGGGCCGCGCATGGTCGGCGCCGTGCGCGCGCGGCTCGACCGCGAGCTGCTGCTCATCGGCCGGCTCGTGATCGCCCCGGACCAGCAGGGCCAGGGCGTCGGCACCCGCCTGCTCGCCGCGGTCGAACGACGCGGAGCGGATGCCGGCGCCACCGCCGCCGAACTGTTCACCGGATCGCTCAGTGAGGCGAACCTGCGGCTGTACGGCCGCGAGGGCTACCGCGAGTCGCAGCGGGTGCAGGGCGACGACGGCATCGAGCAGGTCTTCCT